TTTTAAAATATTTACAATATCACTCTCTGTTAATATTCCAATTGGTTTGTTTTTTTTAATTAATATAGCACAACCATTTTTATTTTTTATCATTATAGACATTGTTTCTTTTATTGATGCGTCATGTTTTACCTGGAATGTATGCTGGTTCTTTATATCTTTTAAATTGTTCATTTTAATCTGTTCTTACGCAAAGTTTATATCCTACACCACTGATATTTTTGAGAATTTTACTATATGTTTTATTTCTTATATTTCTAATTTGACTTCGTATTGCATCTTCTGTCATTATATCATCAGGCCAAATTTGAGTTTCTATTACTTCATAAGTAATTGTTTCATTTTTTTTATTTATAAAAAATTCTAACAATTGGATTTCTTTTTTTCTTAGTAGAATAATAGAGTTATCTTTTTTATTAAGTATATTTTTTTCTGTATGTTGATAGATAAAGCCCTCTCCTAAGTCAATTAAAGTAGGAAGTGAGCTATTTTTATCTAATTCTAATATTGCTTTTTGTGTAGCACTAAAAAGATCCGTTCCTGTTACTGGTTTAACTAAATATCTTGTTAAATCTAATTCTACAGCTTGAACCATAAATTCTTTGTTTGTGTAAGCTGTAGTCATAATAATTCTAGTTTTTGAATCCTCTTTTCTAATTAAAGATGCAAAGTCAATACCATTCATTCCTGGCAAGTTTATATCTAAGAGAATAATATTTGGTTTGTATATTTTATAAAGGTCTAAGGCTTCTTCACAGTTGT
This portion of the Arcobacter sp. LA11 genome encodes:
- a CDS encoding response regulator transcription factor, with the protein product MDKKELINKMKYCTVLYVEDELDVRKHIVEYLNRFFKKIYVSDNCEEALDLYKIYKPNIILLDINLPGMNGIDFASLIRKEDSKTRIIMTTAYTNKEFMVQAVELDLTRYLVKPVTGTDLFSATQKAILELDKNSSLPTLIDLGEGFIYQHTEKNILNKKDNSIILLRKKEIQLLEFFINKKNETITYEVIETQIWPDDIMTEDAIRSQIRNIRNKTYSKILKNISGVGYKLCVRTD